Within Acidobacteriota bacterium, the genomic segment GTCGCGATGCTGCCGGTACTCATCCGGAATCTGCGATCGGAGCCGCTCCACGGTCGCCGAGGCGTCGCGCATCCCGCGGATGAACGCCTGCACGCGCGCGCTCGTGATCCCGTTGAAGTCGTAGCCGACCGACACGTCGTAGATCGTTTCGCCGAAGCCGGGCGCGAGCGCCAGCTGGCCGCTCGCCGCCAGCATCCGCACGAGCATCGCGGCCTTCACGTACTCTTCGAGTGACTGCTGCAGCTGGAGTTCCTGGGACCACTCGATGTTGAAGCCCACCGTCTGCATGTCGATGCAGGGGCGCGCAATGGTCAGCCGGTCGTTCGCCTGGACGGTCTTCAGCTCGATGATCCGCCCGCCGGCCAGCCAGGACAGCACGATGTTCTGCGCGAGCTGCGACTGCGGGCCCGCGGCGGGCCCGAAGGGCGACGCCGCGCGACGGCCGTGAAACCGAACGCTGAAATCTCGTGACGGGTCACCGAGGACGAAGCTGCGCGCCGGCAGGTCGAAGATCGCGTGGCGGTGCTGCAGTTCGCGAAACGCGCGGCGGACGAGGGCGGGAAACGGGTATGGCGTCAAGACCGCCATGACGAACCGCAGGCTCTGATGCGGCGTCCGAGGACCGGAACAACCGGTCCCCGGAACGCGCGACGGCTAGACGTTCTCTTTCTTGTGGCAGTCAGCGCACTTGGCCGGCACTTTCTTCCCGGCCGCGGCCTGCTTCACGTGGCAGTCCACGCAGGTGCCCTTCTTGGCCATCGGATCGTGGAACGCGGCGCGGGCGGCGGTCTTCATCGGCGCCGTGGCCGTCTTCCCGGTATGGCAGTCCTGGCACTTCTGCTGCTTCGCCTTCAGCGGCTTCTCGGTCTTCGACGCATGATGGCAGGTGTCGCACTTGTCTCCGACCAACGCCTGGTGGGCCTTGTGGTCGAACTTGACGCCGCCCTGCGGGTTGCCCTTCAGAATCACGACCCCGGGCGCTTTCGGCTCCTGGGCCGCGACGCTGACGGTGAACGCGCCGGCGAACGCGACGGCGGCACCGAGCAGGAGGAATCGTATTGCACGTGTCATGTAGGTGGCTCTCCTGGTTGAAAGGGCCGACTGCCGGGTTACCGGCAGATCCCGACCCGTACGACCCAAGGCTTCAACTGCCGTGCCCATGCCGCTGCCGGGGTCGCGGCGCGAGGCGCGACCGGATTCTAGCCACAAACGCCGCGAGTACCAAGCGCGGCCGATGCCGGCGTCCACGCGTGCCGCCGGAATTGCGGAGATCGGCCGAACCCGTTGACGCCCGGGGGCTCAGGCGGTCGCGGTGGCGCGCGACGCCCGGTACCACTCCAGCGTGCGCCGCAGCCCTTCCTCGAACGGCACGATGGGCCGGTAGCCGAGGATGTCCTGCGCCTTGCTGATGTCGGCCTGCGAGTCCTTCACGTCGCCCGGGCGCGGCTCGGCATAGACGGGTTCCACCTCGGCCCCCGTCAGATCCCGGATCGCCCGGAACAGCTGATTGAGCGACACCCGGCCTCCGGTCGCCACGTTGAGCACTTCCCCGCGCGCGGCCGGCGCCGTGCAGGCGCGAAGCACGCCGTCCACCACGTTGGCCACGTAGGTGAAATCGCGCGTGTGCTCGCCGTCGCCATAGATGGTCGGCGCCCGCCCGTCGACCAGGGCGCTCACGAAGAGCGAAATGACGCCGGAGTACGGCGATGAGGGGTCCTGCCGCGGGCCGAACACGTTGAAATACCGGATCGTCACGGTCTCCAGGCCATACAGGCGCGTGAACTGCTGCATGTACAGCTCACCCACCAGTTTCTGCAGCGCGTAGGGCGACAGCGGACCGGTGGGCATGTCCTCGCGCTTGGGCAGGGTGGGCGTGTCGCCGTACGCCGAAGACGAACCGGCATAGACGACACGGCGCACGCGCGCGTCGCGCGCGGCGACGAGGAGGTTCAGCGTGGCGTCGATGTTCGCCCGGTTGGACGCGATCGGATCGGCGATCGACCGCGGCACGGAGGGAATCGCGGCCTGGTGCAGCACGAACTCGCACCCCTCCACCGCGCGGCGGGCCACCTCGAGGTCCGCAAGGTCCCCCTCGATGAACTCGACATCGCCGCCAAGGTGCGCGAGGTTCGAGCGCTTGCCGGTGGCGAGGTTGTCCACCACGCGCACGCGGTCGCCCCGGCGCACGAGCGCCTCGGCGAGGTGCGATCCAATGAAGCCGGCGCCGCCGGTCACGAGGAAATGTGCCATCGGAAATCAACCAAGCAATAACCGTGCTCTCTACGACGCGGGGAACCCGCTCGCGGGCAATCCTCTCACGATCCTGAGCGCGTTGCCGTAATACAGCTTCTTCAACACGGCGTCCGGCAGGTCCATCCCGTAGAGCTTCCAGAACGCGTGGTAATCCCGGTAATAGTCGAAGTACTCGTCCGCCGTCTCGAACGTCCGCCAGTAGTAGGGGTACTCGTCCGGCTGGAAGCTGTCCTTTCCGAACAGGATCCGATCCTGGTATTTCACGAAGAACGCGCGCGCGGTTCGCGGCTGCCGGCCGAGCTCGGCCAGGATCGCCGCGACCTCGGTGTGCACGTTCGGCAGCCGGTCCAGCAGCGCGCCGAGCCGAGCGAGATCGTTGGCGTGATACGCCATGTGCGCCGTGATGAACGTGGTCTTCGGGTGGCGCGCGAACATGCGATCGCGCTCCGCCATCAGCTCCTCGGAGCGGACGCCTTCCTGATGCCGTCTCGAGGGGAACAGGGCCAGCTCGAGCCACCGCTCGTTCGTGAAATCGATCGGGTCGAAGAACGCCTGCGGCTCCGCGGTGTGGATCAGGACGGGCACGTTCAGCCGCGCACAGGTCTCCCAGATGGGATCCAGCTCGGGGTCGTCGAGCGGATCGCGGCTGCCGTCGGCGCGCTTCACGAACATGCCCAGGTCCTTGTAGATCTTGAGTCCGAGCGCACCCGCCCTGATGTCGGCTTCGAGTTGCCTGGCGGCCTTCTGCCCGAAACCCGGACCGACACCCCCGCTGAAATCGACGTTCGCAAAGAGCACCATGCGATCGGCGTGCGGGCTGGTGCGGATCGCGTCGAGACCCTGCCGCAACCGCTCGCCCGAGCCGCCGCTCAGATTGACGAGGACGCGCAGGTTCTGCTGGTCCATCGCCGCGACGACGCGGTCGAAGTCTGCCGGCGCGATGGGCGTGCGCTGGTGGCTGTGGATGTCGATGACCGGAAACTTCGCGCGGGGGCGCGGATGCCCGGGGACGACGAGCGTCGATTTCGGCTTGTACTCGCGGATGCTCGGCGGCGGCCACTCCGGTGTCTGTCCCTGCCCGGGACGCGGCCGAGCCTGGCCGGCCGCCGGTGGCTGCTGGGCGAGCGCCGCGGTCGTGGCCAGCGCCGCCATCGTCGCGATGAGGGTCCTCCGCCGCATCGAACCTCCTGGAAAGAAAAAGCGCGGCCCCGGAGGACCGCGCCAGAGATGTTACCTGAAACCGGGACCGATCGCCGCCGGTCTGAAGACCGGCGACGACACGCTATTGAACGGTAAGAATGCCTTTCATGCCCGCGGCCCAGTGCCCCGGGAACGAGCAGACGTACGGATAAGCCCCCGCCACTTTCGGCGCGGTCAACGTCACTTCCACTTTCTCCCCGGCGCCCGCCAGCGCCGTCGCGGCGAGGACGTTCGCCTTCTGGGCCGGCGCGATGAAGCCCGTGTCGCGGGCGAGCGCACTGGCGTTGATGAACGCCGGCTGATCGACGTTCTTCTTCAGCAGGATCCAGTTGTGGGCCATCACCATCTTCGGCATGTTGCCGGCGACGACCAGCACGATGCGAATCCGCTCGCCCGGTTTCGCCGTGATGCTGGTGACGCTGAACTTCATGTCGTCGGTGCCCTTGATCTCAATGGTGCGCGGCTGCTGTGCCGCAGCCAGGGTGGGGAGCGCCAGCAGCGCGAGCCCCGCGAGTGCCATACGAATACGCATCAACATTCCCCCTGCGTGATTAATGTCCGCCGTGAACGCTCGCGGCGGTGACCGCCGGCGACATCGTGCCCGCGACGAGCTTGCCCATGGCGCCCTTCATCGCGTCGGCGAACTCGTGGTCGACCAGGATGTAATTCCCCGGCTCGGGCACGATGTACTCCAGCACGGCGCCGTTGCTGGCGCCGAGCAGCACCGTCTGCATGCCGCGCGACTCGTTCTTCACGCCCCCCTCGTAGAACACGCGATCGAAGATCGCCCCGATGACGTGCATGCTGGAGGTATCGCTCGGCCCGACGTTGTGCACATAGTACCGCACGCGGTCGCCGACATCAGCCTTCAGCGGCCTGGTCATCATCGAGTCGCGGTGCCCGTTGAACACCACGAGCGAGGGCTGCTTGTTCATCGCCGCCTGGTAGTCGAGCACGTGCAGACCGCCGGGCCCTTCCTTCAGATACAGCTCGGACTGGACGATGACGTACTCCGCGTCCACGTCCGCGTCCGACGGGTAGCCGTCCTTCGGCGACACGATGACCACGCCGTACTGGCCCATGGCCGCGTGCTGCAGCACGGGAGGCGCGCCGCAGTGATACGTGAAGACGCCCGGGTAGTTCGCCACCCATTCCATCTGGATCGTCTCGCCCGCCTGGATCACGCGCCACTTGTCGCCGGGCGACACGGTGCCGGCGTGAAAATCCATCGAATGCGGCATGGGCATCACGCCGGGCTCACCGGTGCGGCCGGACTCGGCGAGCTGCTCGTAGAAGGGCGCGGTCGCGTCCTTCGCGGGCCGGCTCACCTTGACCGCTTCGGCGGACCGGTTCTTCATCGTGAAGACGACACGGTCCCCCTCGCGCACGTGGAGGACGGGGCCGGGAACGGTGCCGCCGAACGTCCATGCCTGGTATCTGACGCCGGGCGCCACCTCCACCGTCTGGACGACGACGTCCATCCGCACCTGGTGCCTTCGATTGCCGGGAGGCAGCGGCGCCACGTACGGGGCCATCGTCACGTAGTCGCCGGAGACCGCCGGTCCGTCGTACTGCTCGGTGAAGACCTTCGCCTCCGGCGTGCCGAAGATCTTCCCGTCCACTTCGAAGGTGGGCGCCGGCTGACCGGCGCCCTTCGCATCGAACTGGCGTGCACTTCCGACGGCGAATCCGCTCAAGCCGACCACCGCGGCAATCGCGCCGAGCACGAGAGTCTTCTGCACGATCAGAACTCCCGTTCGAGGCGCATCGCCCGGGGGAAGAGGATGTTGTTCTCGAGATGGATGTGCACGTGCAGGTCACGCTCGAATTCCGCGAGGCCGCTGTAGAGGCCGCGGAACGTGTTGCACGCCCACTCCGGGACTTCGTACCCGCCGGTGAGCGCGCGCAGCGTCTCGAGCGCCTGTCCGGCCTGCTCGTGCTCCTGCTCCATCACCGAGATCGGCATGTGCAGCGCGCCGAGCGGGAACCGCGTGCGCGGGCCGCGCCCTTCGATCTTCGCCGCCTCGAGCTCCTTCACGGTCGGGAAGAGGATCGCCTCCTCCTTGCCCATGTGGCTCTGCAGCTCCTCGATGAGCCCCCGCAGCGTCGTGACGAGCGCCGGGAACACCCCCGGCAGCTTGGCGCCGTGGACGTCGTTCACCTTGGCGGCCATCGCATCGAGGCGCGGCATTTCCTGGCGCAGCGTATCGTGGTAACGGGCGACGATATGGTCGGCCAGCTCGCCCAGCGGCGCGTCGGACCAGTCGCGGTCGTCGCGCGGCAGCTCGGCGCCCGCAATGGCCGCGGCAAGCTCGGTGAAATCGACGCGGTGCTCGGCGCAGACCTCCGCGAGGGGCTTCCGGCCGCCGCAGCAGAAATCGATGCCGTAGCGCTGGAACACGCGGATGGACGCCGGCTGGGCGGCAGCCAGTTCGCCGACGAGCGTTTCTGGGGTGATGGACATGTGTGATCTCCTCCTGACAGGTCCAGCGTAGCGGGAGGATGCGGGGGCGTCTTTGCGGTAGCGCAACCACAGGAAAGTTCTGGGTGCGCAGTGCTCGCAGGACCCAGCGCCTTGAACCCAGCACCCAGAAGCCAACTACGCTTCGGCGATCGCAAGCAGGCGGTCGGAATTGCGGATGGTCACGCGCTGGCGGCCGGCGGTGATGATCTGCTGCTCGTCCCAGGACGCCAGCAGCCGGCTGACGGTGAAGAGCGTCGTGCCGGTCATTTCGGCCAGGTCCTGGCGGGACAGCGGGAAGTCGATCTCGACCCCCAACTCCACCTTGCGGCCGCTGCTTTCGGCGAGCTTGAGCAGCGCGCGGGCGACCCGGCGCTCGACGCGCTCGGTCATCAGTTGCCGATGCTGCACCTGCAGCTCGTGAAAACGGCGGGCGAGGAACCGCGCCGTGTTGATGGCAATGTCGGGATACTTCTTCATCAGCCCCTCCATCGCCTTCGCATCCCAGGAGAGCGCGACGCAGTCCTCCACCGCCTCGGCCGTGATGGGGTAGGTTCCCTCACCCAGCGCCGCGACGCCTCCGAACGGCTCGCCGGCCGAGAGGATCATGTGAATGACCTGGTGGCCTTCCGGCGTGAGCTGCGTGATCTTCAGCCGACCCTCGGTGAGCACGTAGAAATGGGTGGCCGGGTCGCTCTCGTGAAAGTAATGGCCGGCGGCGGGAACAACGCGCAACCGGGCGTGCGACAGCACGTCGGCGTGTACTGTCGGTGCGACGCCGGTGAACAGCGGAACGTGGGCGAGAATCGTGGGATCGAGAGGACGCATAGACGGTTTCCGCCGCAGCAGGCCGTAAGCCGAATTTTGTCCGCCTCCACCCGCCCCTGCGCCTCCTTTCGGAGGCGCTTCGGCGGGCTTCGGCGCGACGATCATTCCTCTAGGCGCGCCATCGCTGGCGCGCTCGTGCGACCTACCCGGAGGCTTCGGACGGGCCGTCCTGTAGCGCCTCCCTATTTGGTCTTGCTCCGTGCGGGGTTTTGCCTGCCGTCCCCGTTACCGGAGACGCGGTGCGCTCTTACCGCACCTTTTCACCCTTACCTCGACAAGTGGGACAGTCACACAGGTAAGTGGGACAGTCACACTTTTCTCCGGCGTCTCAGCGAAAAGTGTGACTGTCCCACTTACCTGCAGCTGCCCCACTTGCCGGGGCGGTATTTTTTCTGTGCCACTAATCCTTCAGGTTGCCCTGACCGGGAGTTAGCCGGCGCACTGCCCTGCGGAGTTCGGACTTTCCTCCCCGCCGTCGCGCCCTTGCGGGCGCTTCAGCGCGGCGATCGTCTGGCCTGCTGCGGCGGAAATTGTGAAAGAGCTCAACCATCCGTTTCCTGGCGGATGTTGTACTGCTCGAGCTTCTTGTACAGGTTGCTTCGGGGAGTCCCGATGACCTCCGCGGTCTTCGAGATATTCCACGCGTGCTCGCGGAGCTTCTCAACAAGAAACGCACGTTCGGTGCTCTCCTTGAACTCGCGAAGGGTGCCCGAACGCGCGTCACCTCGAACCTCATTATTATCGCCTGCGGCCCCCCGAGGTTCAAGCCGGACCAAATCGCGCAGGTCCTCCACGTCGACACGATCGTCGGCCATGATCACCACGCGCTCGATCGCGTTCCTGAGCTCCCGGATGTTCCCCTTCCAGCGCTGCTGTTTCAGGAACTCCACGGCCTGCGGCGTGAACTTCGGCGCGCGGCGGTTGTTGTCCCGGCTCAACTGCTCTGCAAAGTGCGACACGAGGGCGGGGATGTCGTCGGCGCGCTCCCGCAGCGGCGGCACCTGGATCGGGATGACGCTGAGGCGGAAATACAGATCTTCGCGAAAGGTCCCCTTCGCAATCTCCTCCTCCAGGTCCTTGTTGGTGGCGGCAATGACGCGCACGTCCACTTTGATCGTCTTCGCGGACCCCAGCCGTTCGACCTCTCCCTCCTGGAGCACGCGAAGCACTTTGGCCTGCGTCTTGGCGCTCATGTCCCCGACCTCGTCGAGGAAGATCGTGCCCTTGTCCGCCTGCTCGAACTTGCCAATCTGCTTGTCGGCGGCGCCGGTGAACGATCCCTTCTCGTGGCCGAACAGCTCGGACTCGATCAGTTCCTCGGGAATCGCGGCGCAGTTCACCTGGACGAACCGCTCTTTCGCGCGCAGGCTGTTCCGGTGGATGGCGCGCGCCACCAGCTCCTTGCCCACGCCGCTCTCGCCGAGGATGAGGACGGTGGCGCCAGTCGGCGCCGCCCGCTTGATTGCGTCCTGCACCTTGCGCAAGGACGGCGCCGCGCCGACCATCTGGTACCGCGATTCGACGCCGCGGACCAGCTCCTGGTTTTCCTGCTTCAGGGAGAACTGCGCCGCGGCGTTCCTGATCGTGACGAGCACCCGCTCGGTGCCGAACGGCTTCTCGATGAAATCGAACGCGCCAAGCTTCGTCGCGTCAACCGCGGTCTGAATCGAGGCGTGGCCGGAGATCATCACGATGGGCACCTGGTCGTTGATCTCGCGGAGGCGCCGCAGCGCCTCGATGCCGTCCATCCCCGGCATCTTCACGTCCAGGAAGACGACGTCAGGGGCCTCCTTCTCGAAGGCGGCGATCCCCTCTTCCGCGAGCGCGGCGACCACGCACTCGTATCCCTCGTATTCGAGGATCATCCGCATGTGGTCGCGGATGCCAGCCTCGTCGTCGATGACCAGGACGCGTGTCTTCATGGAGTGTCGAGCGCGATCGTCACGAGCGACTTCTGGCGGACCGCCGGGTCGTACAGGTACAGCGCCAGGACGTCCCCCGCGCGCGACGACGACACGACGCGGTTGAAATCCTGGACCGAGGCGATCGGCTGGCGGTTGATTTCGATGATGATCTGCCCGCGCCGCAGCTCGGAGCCGAACGCGGGGCCCGCCGGATCGATCCTCGTGACGACGACGCCGCGCAGCCCGCCCGGCATGTCGAGGCGGCGCAGGAACGGCAGGTCCAGCTCCCGGACGAAGAAGCCGATCCGGCGCTCGGGGGTGATGGGCGGGGCCGACCCGACCCGCCTGTCCGCCGGTTCGGTGTCCTCGTCGTCGGCTTCGTTCGGCGGACGCTCGGCGAGCTTCACGAGTACGTCGCGTCCCCGTCCGTCGCGCACGACGTGCAGGCGCGTCGCGGTGCCGGGCGCACGCGCGGAGATCTCGCGAATCAACTGGTCGTTGCTCCAGATGTCGCGGCTGTCCACGGCCGTGATCACGTCGTAGGGCTTGATGCCCGCCCGCTCGCCGGGCGAGTTCGGCTTGAGGTCCTGCACCATCGCGCCTCGATTGACCGTGAGGCCCAGCGAGCGCTGCAGCTCGCTGGTGACGTCGGTCAGCATGACGCCGATGTACCCGCGCGAGACCCGGCCGCGCGTCTTCAGCTGCGGGAGGATGGCGCGCGCCTGGTTGATGGGGACCGCAAAGCCGATGTTGTTGGCGCGCGAGCTGATGGCGGCGTTGATGCCGACCACCTCCCCCCGCGAGTTGATCAGCGGGCCGCCGCTGTTGCCGAAGTTGATCGCAGCGTCCGTCTGGATGTAGTCGTCCAGGCTGCGATCGAAGAGCTTGCGGCCGATGAACGAGACCACGCCGACCGTGACCGAGTGCACGTAGCCGAGCGGATTGCCGATGGCGCACACCCACTCGCCGACCCGCAGCGAGCTGGAGTCACCGAGAGTCGCCGCCGGGAGGCTCGGCGAGGGAGGGATGCGGATCAGCGCCACGTCAATCGCGGGATCGGCGCCGATCAGGTCCGCACGGAACGCGCGGCCGTCGGCCAGCGTGACCACGATGCGCTCCGCGCCGTCCACGAGATGATGGTTCGTCAGGATGTAGCCGTCGCGGTCGATGATGAAGCCGCTGCCCGCCCCCTGGCGCGACTCGGATTCGTCCTGCCGATCCAGCCAGTCGTCCGACTCGCGGCGTCCCGGGCGGGTCGAAGGGCCGCCGACGGCGGATGCATCGATGTTGACGACCGCGGCGTTCGTGCGGTCCGCTACGTCCGCGAAGCTGACGATGGGTGAGGGCGGCGAGGGGATGGCGGCCGCGGGCTCGATCGCGGCCGGCGCGGGCGGCGTGACGACGGCGGGGCGGAAGTCGGACACCACACGCGCCGGCGCAACGGTGCCGGCGGCGATCAATCCCAGCAGGAACGTCACGCTGCCGACGAGCCCCAACGTCACAATCGTGAATTTCTTCACGCTCTCTTCACCTGCGGGCGCCCGGTCCGGACGTCACGCTTTCATTATAAGGGCCTTGAACTCATCCTCGGTCAGCACGGGCACCCCAAGCGCCCGCGCCTTCTCGAGCTTGCTGCCCGCGTCGGCGCCGGCCACGAGGTAGCTCGTCTTCCTGCTCACCGAGCCACTCACCTTGCCGCCGCGCGCCGCGATGGCGGCTTCGGCCTCTTCGCGCGTCATTGCCGCGAGCGTGCCCGTCAGCACCAGGGTCTTGCCGGTGAGGGGGCCGTGCGTGACCGGCGACGACGGCGTGCCGGTCATGTTGACACCCGCCTCGTTCAACGCGCGGACCACCTCGACGTTCCGGGGCTCGTCGAAGAACGCCCGGATGGACCTGGCCACCACCGGACCGATGTCCCGAATGGTCTCGAGCGCCTCGACGGGTGCCCGCTCGATGTCCTCCATCGACGCGAACGATGCGGCGAGCGCCTGCGCGCCACGCTCGCCGACGTGTCGGATGCCGATCCCGTAGACCAGCCGCCACAGCTCGCTGCCGCGGCTCCGATCGATTTGGTCGAGGAGCGTGGCCGCCGACTTCCGGCCCATGCGCTCCAGGTCGATGAGACGCTGCGGGTCATCCTTCAGGTGGTAAAGATCCGCGTAGCTCCGGACGAGGCCGGACTCGACGAGCTGCCGGGCGAGCGACTCGCCGAGCCCCTCGATGTTCATGGCCCGGCGCGACGCAAAGTGCATCAACCCCCGCTGCAGCTTCGCCGGGCAGGATGCGTTCATGCAGCGCCACACCACTTCTTCCGCCTCGCGCCGCAGGTCGGACTGGCACGCCGGACAGGTCCGGGGCATCCGCCAGGGAGTCGAATCGTCGGGCCGCTTCGAGAGAATCGGCGCGACGATCTTGGGGATGACGTCTCCCCCTTTCTCCACGATCACCGTATCGCGCTCCCGGATGTCGCGCCGGGCCACTTCCTGCTCGTTGTGCAAGGTGGCGAGCGAGATGGTCGAGCCCCCCAGTTTCACCGGTTCGAGCACCGCGAACGGCGTGACTGCGCCAGTGCGCCCGACGTTCACCGCGATCGTCTTCAGCAGCGTGGTCGCCTGCTGCGCGGGGAACTTGAAGGCGACGGCCCACCGCGGGAACTTCGAGGTGGCGCCCAGGCGGTCGCGCGCCGCGCGGTCGTTCACCTTCACGACGACGCCATCGGTATCGAAGTCGAGCGCCTGTCGCGCCTCATCCCAGTCGTGCGTGAAGGCGAGCAGTTCGTCGATCCCGCTGCACACGCGCCAGTGCGGCTCGACCGGCAACCGCCAGGCCTGCAGCTGGTGGAGCATGTCGGCGTGCCGCGACGGCGCGGCGGCGGCCGGCCCGGAGGGCACCATCTCGTACACGAACGCCGAGAGCCCGCGCCGGGCGACCTGACGGGGATCGAGGTTCCGCATCGCGCCGGCCGCGGCGTTGCGCGGGTTCGCAAAGAGCGGCTCCTCGTTCGCCTCGCGTTCCCTGTTGATGCGCTCGAACGCCCTGCGCGGCAGGTACACTTCGCCGCGGATTTCCAGCCGCCCCGGCAGGCCGGCCGTGATGGACAGCGGGATCGCGCGGATGACGCGCACGTTGGACGTGACGTCCTCGCCGAACGTCCCGTCGCCGCGGGTCGCCCCGCGCACGAGCGCGCCGTTCTCGTAGGTCAGCGCGATGCCCAGGCCGTCAATCTTCAGCTCGGCCACGTACTCGACCGGTCCGGCCGCGGCCAGGCCGCGACGCACGCGGTCGTCGAACGCGCGCAGTTCCTCTTCGCTGTAGGCGTTGTCGAGCGACAGCATCGGCGCGGCGTGCGCCACGGTCTCGAAGCCCTCGACCGGGCGGCCGCCCACGCGCTGCGTCGGCGAGTCAACGGTGACAAGGTCCGGATGTTCGCGCTCGAGCCGATCGAGCTCGCGCATCAGCGCGTCGAACTCGGCGTCGGCGATCTCGGGGGCCTGCTGGAGGTAATACAGGTCTTCGTGCCTGCGGATCTCGGCCCGAAGCGCGGCGATCCGTTCGGCGGGGTTCACCGGTCCCGTGACAGCACGAAATCGGGCAGCGCCAGCAGGGCCTCGCGTTCGGGCGACGGCGGGAAGACCGAGAGCTGCTGCTTGGCGATGGCGGCAAACTCGGTGGCTTTCTCGTACGCCGCATCCACCGCACGATGCTCGACGAGCAGGCGGCGGATCTCGCGCCAGTCCTCCGGCGCCACGGCCCGCTCGTGCACGGCGCGGCGAACCAGGGCATCCGCCTCCGGCGCGCGCTGGAGCAGGTAGATGATGGGCAGGGTGACCTTGCCCTCGCGCAGATCCCCGCCAATCGGCTTGCCGAGCACGTCCTGTTCGGCCGTGAAGTCCA encodes:
- the ligA gene encoding NAD-dependent DNA ligase LigA; amino-acid sequence: MNPAERIAALRAEIRRHEDLYYLQQAPEIADAEFDALMRELDRLEREHPDLVTVDSPTQRVGGRPVEGFETVAHAAPMLSLDNAYSEEELRAFDDRVRRGLAAAGPVEYVAELKIDGLGIALTYENGALVRGATRGDGTFGEDVTSNVRVIRAIPLSITAGLPGRLEIRGEVYLPRRAFERINREREANEEPLFANPRNAAAGAMRNLDPRQVARRGLSAFVYEMVPSGPAAAAPSRHADMLHQLQAWRLPVEPHWRVCSGIDELLAFTHDWDEARQALDFDTDGVVVKVNDRAARDRLGATSKFPRWAVAFKFPAQQATTLLKTIAVNVGRTGAVTPFAVLEPVKLGGSTISLATLHNEQEVARRDIRERDTVIVEKGGDVIPKIVAPILSKRPDDSTPWRMPRTCPACQSDLRREAEEVVWRCMNASCPAKLQRGLMHFASRRAMNIEGLGESLARQLVESGLVRSYADLYHLKDDPQRLIDLERMGRKSAATLLDQIDRSRGSELWRLVYGIGIRHVGERGAQALAASFASMEDIERAPVEALETIRDIGPVVARSIRAFFDEPRNVEVVRALNEAGVNMTGTPSSPVTHGPLTGKTLVLTGTLAAMTREEAEAAIAARGGKVSGSVSRKTSYLVAGADAGSKLEKARALGVPVLTEDEFKALIMKA